The Gemmatimonadetes bacterium SCN 70-22 genome includes a region encoding these proteins:
- a CDS encoding DNA-binding response regulator, which yields MRLLLVEDDARLADLVMRSLREQGYAVDQATDGESAIVQAAVNPYDVIVLDVQLPRRSGIEVCAEIRRRRNRVPILMLTARDAVKDRVAGLDAGADDYLTKPFDLSELHARVRALLRRMPELAPQVITVGDLTVDLAAQRAERAGRPLALTTKEYVLLEYLARNAGRVIGRAELVEHVWDENHDPFTNALEVYVNRLRKKLDDGGAPLIHTRRGAGYVLSADGGERAPA from the coding sequence ATGCGACTGCTGCTGGTAGAAGACGATGCTCGGCTGGCCGACCTGGTCATGCGGTCGCTGCGCGAGCAGGGATATGCGGTGGATCAGGCCACCGACGGCGAGTCGGCCATCGTGCAGGCGGCGGTGAATCCGTACGACGTCATCGTCCTCGACGTGCAGCTCCCCAGGCGGAGCGGCATCGAGGTCTGCGCCGAGATACGCCGGCGGCGCAACCGTGTCCCCATCCTGATGCTCACGGCGCGCGATGCGGTCAAGGATCGCGTGGCCGGGCTCGATGCCGGCGCCGACGACTATCTCACCAAGCCATTCGACCTGTCCGAGCTCCACGCGCGGGTTCGCGCGCTGCTGCGCCGCATGCCCGAGTTGGCGCCGCAGGTGATCACGGTGGGCGACCTCACGGTGGACCTCGCGGCCCAGCGCGCCGAGCGCGCCGGGCGCCCCCTCGCCCTCACCACCAAGGAGTACGTCCTGCTGGAGTACCTCGCGCGTAATGCGGGGCGCGTAATCGGCAGGGCGGAGCTGGTGGAACACGTCTGGGACGAGAACCACGACCCGTTCACCAACGCGCTCGAGGTCTACGTGAACCGCCTGCGCAAGAAGCTCGACGACGGCGGGGCGCCACTCATCCACACGCGCCGCGGCGCCGGATACGTCCTCTCGGCGGACGGCGGGGAGCGCGCCCCCGCGTGA
- a CDS encoding cell division protein FtsH, which translates to MKPPTVPPWIIITLLVLPLLLIPMWGASKGETVSYSEFKALLTARKVDSLKIGTTRITGLLHVAGTAAVIGEARARELAQGAKGAATQAFTTVRVDDESLVRDLQAAGVTYAGQVESSYLTSLLGWILPLAFLFFLWRMLLRGSGAAGVMAIGKSQAKLFVETSTGVTFDDVAGIDEARADLMEIVDFLKNPDRYRRLGGKIPKGVLLVGAPGTGKTLLAKALAGEADVPFLSLSGSDFVELFVGVGAARVRDLFTQAKQHAPSIIFIDELDALGRARSAASAFGGHEEREQTLNQLLAEMDGFDTRSGVIILAATNRPEVLDPALLRPGRFDRKVILDRPDVRGREQILRVHTRNVTLAPDVDLTGIAGRTPGFVGADLANLVNEAALSAARKNKAAVEAVDFEDAIDRVIAGLERKSRVITAKEKTIVAYHEAGHAIVAERRPTSDRVARISVIPRGIGALGYTRQQPTEDRYLLTHGELLDRLDVMLGGRTAEEVVFGEDSTGAHDDLQRATDLAREMVTRYGMSKALGLAAFERPTRALFLDVEATGRAEYSEETARTIDAEIRRLLDESHERVRQTLVAERAALERVAQALITREVMDREEFVRVLAATGGTPTEEVARAGAGAAAS; encoded by the coding sequence GGCACCACCCGCATCACCGGGCTCCTCCACGTGGCCGGGACGGCGGCGGTCATCGGCGAGGCGCGCGCCCGCGAGCTGGCGCAGGGGGCCAAGGGCGCGGCCACACAGGCGTTCACGACGGTGCGCGTCGATGACGAGTCGCTGGTGCGAGACCTCCAGGCCGCGGGAGTCACCTACGCCGGCCAGGTCGAGTCCAGCTACCTCACCTCGCTCCTGGGGTGGATCCTTCCGCTCGCCTTCCTCTTCTTCCTGTGGCGCATGCTGCTGCGCGGGAGCGGCGCCGCCGGGGTCATGGCAATCGGGAAGAGCCAGGCCAAGCTCTTCGTGGAGACGTCGACGGGCGTCACCTTCGACGATGTGGCGGGGATCGACGAGGCGCGCGCCGACCTGATGGAAATCGTCGACTTCCTCAAGAATCCCGACCGCTACCGCCGCCTCGGCGGCAAGATTCCCAAGGGAGTCCTGCTGGTGGGGGCCCCGGGGACCGGCAAGACGCTCCTCGCCAAGGCGCTCGCCGGCGAGGCCGACGTCCCCTTCCTGAGCCTCAGCGGCTCGGACTTCGTCGAGCTCTTCGTCGGCGTCGGCGCCGCGCGCGTCCGCGACCTCTTCACGCAGGCCAAGCAGCACGCGCCGAGCATCATCTTCATCGACGAGCTCGACGCCCTGGGGCGGGCGCGGTCGGCCGCGTCGGCCTTCGGCGGGCACGAGGAACGCGAGCAGACGCTCAACCAGCTGCTGGCGGAGATGGACGGCTTCGACACGCGCAGCGGTGTCATCATCCTCGCCGCGACCAACCGCCCCGAGGTCCTCGACCCCGCGCTCCTGCGCCCCGGGCGCTTCGACCGCAAGGTGATCCTCGATCGCCCCGACGTGCGCGGCCGCGAGCAGATCCTTCGCGTGCACACGCGCAACGTGACGCTCGCCCCCGACGTCGACCTGACGGGAATCGCCGGGCGCACGCCGGGCTTCGTCGGGGCCGACCTGGCGAATCTGGTGAACGAGGCGGCGCTGTCGGCCGCCCGGAAGAACAAGGCCGCGGTGGAGGCGGTGGACTTCGAGGATGCGATCGACCGCGTGATCGCCGGGCTGGAGCGCAAGTCACGCGTGATCACGGCGAAGGAGAAGACGATCGTCGCCTATCACGAGGCGGGACACGCCATCGTGGCCGAGCGCCGCCCGACGTCCGACCGGGTGGCGCGCATCTCCGTGATCCCGCGCGGGATCGGGGCGCTGGGATACACGCGACAGCAGCCGACGGAGGACCGCTACCTCCTGACGCACGGCGAATTGCTCGATCGCCTCGACGTCATGCTCGGAGGGCGGACGGCGGAGGAGGTCGTGTTCGGCGAGGACTCCACGGGCGCCCACGACGACCTGCAGAGGGCCACCGACCTGGCCCGCGAGATGGTGACGCGCTACGGGATGAGCAAGGCGTTGGGGCTGGCGGCGTTCGAGCGTCCGACGCGGGCACTCTTCCTCGACGTGGAGGCGACGGGGCGCGCCGAGTACAGCGAGGAAACGGCGCGCACGATCGACGCCGAGATCAGGCGCCTCCTCGACGAGTCGCACGAGCGGGTGCGGCAGACGCTGGTCGCCGAGCGCGCGGCGCTGGAGCGCGTGGCACAGGCGCTGATCACGCGCGAGGTGATGGATCGCGAGGAGTTCGTGCGGGTGCTGGCTGCCACGGGGGGAACCCCGACGGAGGAGGTCGCGCGCGCTGGCGCGGGCGCCGCTGCATCGTGA